A part of Ptychodera flava strain L36383 chromosome 11, AS_Pfla_20210202, whole genome shotgun sequence genomic DNA contains:
- the LOC139143204 gene encoding uncharacterized protein isoform X1: MFEAQSQSAASAAQQSLAGEGAVSRKSKMAHRERESSSEDEVVKIGILTVSDRCSRGEAEDKSGPNLAKLVTNEKSLQNTTVTRAIVPDEVDKIQEKLIDWSDNHQFNLVLTTGGTGFAPRDVTPEATKAVIEKECPGMSCAMVMQSMKITPMAMLSRAVCGIRAKTLIVNLPGSTKGAQECFEIVLPALPHALHLLRDDTKKVRKTHTEVQQITDQQHTHHDHQYHRVVRTDARKKQRKSDNLSNLDSNHQNGFNSQETDTHSTEITNKEKRLTQKDKTSHQNKLPAQARDQQEIPSSADFERSTVSQVEDVRQHLNLIVPESQFIRVSITEADEHQDSAKNDENPNSSVVGEQREEQGYQKRSGNKQQGNETDVFDFDEPDNESGGKSKKQKKNKTASNHKGFKRISWKSCNDFTEVTVGTPLKDFLTSHPSLKDVTLHRGKRDIKRDLVIMERHNTAVDKGSWQRGQHVHERNRYDDHFVATANGEKRIEEMRNKKKHDMYVVAWYLWCPGHGNCRRACGGYGQCVKGCSGVVHKQDRHNCTLLVALKIFLGDLKTWRVKITGSHVPPDVSIAWQPPPKESFRLDQDVKDVILSCCDKQKYSSSKDIFSVLKDHPAAAEKLPLISRQRVSFFVSGVRKRRRDGCYNVKDRNNEQEKKKKCTDNNGCLALTDAASSTTSVEIIKRKPATTVHESEKQRDESTKNPTIGISSGSVAVETSNGQGKVKLSHKSSKPHV, translated from the exons ATGTTTGAAGCTCAGAGCCAAAGCGCAGCCAGCGCAGCACAACAATCATTGGCTGGCGAGGGCGCTGTATCcagaaaatccaaaatggcgcaCAGGGAGAGAGAAAGCAGTTCTGAAGACGAAGTGGTGAAAATTGGCATTTTAACAG TGAGTGACAGGTGCTCACGTGGAGAAGCTGAAGATAAATCTGGACCAAATTTGGCGAAGTTAGTGACAAATGAAAAAAG CCTTCAGAACACCACAGTAACAAGAGCCATAGTACCAGATgaagttgacaaaattcag gAAAAATTGATTGATTGGAGTGACAATCATCAATTTAATCTAGTATTGACAACTGGAGGTACTGGATTTGCACCAAGGGATGTAACCCCAGAG GCAACCAAAGCAGTGATAGAAAAAGAATGTCCAGGGATGTCCTGTGCAATGGTGATGCAGTCCATGAAAATCACACCAATGGCCATGCTTTCCAG aGCAGTGTGTGGAATTCGTGCCAAGACACTGATTGTCAATCTACCGGGCAGCACCAAAGGAGCACAG GAATGTTTTGAGATAGTGTTACCTGCCTTACCCCATGCACTTCATCTGCTGCGTGATGATACAAAGAAAGTTAGAAAAACTCATACAGAAGTCCAACAG ATCACAGATCAAcaacacactcatcatgaccatCAATATCATCGAGTCGTCAGGACAGATGCAAGAAAGAAACAACGCAAATCAGATAACTTGTCAAACTTGGACAGCAATCATCAGAATGGATTCAATTCACAAGAAACTGATACCCATAGCACTGAAATCACCAACAAGGAGAAACGTTTAACACAGAAAGACAAAACAAGTCATCAGAATAAGTTGCCTGCCCAAGCAAGAGATCAACAAGAGATTCCAAGTTCAGCAGATTTTGAAAGAAGCACTGTCTCCCAAGTTGAGGATGTAAGACAGCACCTTAATCTAATTGTGCCAGAGAGCCAGTTCATCAGAGTATCCATCACTGAGGCAGATGAACATCAGGACTCTGCCAAAAATGATGAGAATCCAAACTCCAGTGTCGTGGGTGAGCAAAGAGAAGAACAAGGATACCAGAAGAGGTCAGGAAATAAACAACAGGGAAATGAAACAGATGTGTTTGATTTTGATGAACCTGACAATGAATCAGGAGGAAAAAGCAAAAAGCAGAAGAAGAATAAAACTGCAAGCAACCATAAAGGATTCAAAAGAATATCATGGAAGTCTTGTAATGACTTTACTGAAGTCACAGTTGGGACACCATTGAAAGATTTTCTGACAAGTCATCCTTCATTGAAAGATGTAACTCTACATCGAGGAAAAAGAGACATCAAACGGGATCTAGTGATCATGGAAAGACACAACACAGCAGTTGATAAAGGAAGCTGGCAAAGAGGACAACATGTTCATGAACGGAATCGCTATGATGACCACTTTGTTGCTACAGCAAATGGAGAAAAACGGATTGAGGAAATGCGGAACAAGAAAAAGCACGATATGTATGTAGTTGCATGGTATCTATGGTGTCCAGGACATGGAAATTGTCGGAGAGCTTGTGGTGGATACGGACAATGTGTCAAAG GTTGTTCAGGAGTAGTTCACAAACAAGACAGACATAACTGCACCCTCCTCGTTGCACTCAAGATTTTCTTGGGTGACTTGAAAACTTGGAGAGTAAAGATAACCGGAAGTCATGTACCTCCAGACGTTTCTATTGCGTGGCAACCACCTCCCAAGGAAAGTTTTCGTCTTGACCAAGATGTGAAAGATGTCATCCTATCATGTTGTGATAAGCAGAAGTACAGTTCAAGCAAAGACATTTTCAGTGTCTTAAAAGATCACCCAGCAGCCGCTGAAAAGCTGCCACTAATCTCCAGACAGAGAGTTTCTTTTTTCGTTTCTGGTGTCAGAAAGAGGAGGAGAGATGGCTGTTACAACGTCAAAGACAGAAACAATGAACaggagaagaaaaagaaatgcaCTGACAACAATGGATGCCTTGCTTTAACAGATGCAGCTTCAAGTACAACAAGTGTTGAAATTATAAAAAGAAAACCAGCAACAACAGTAcatgaaagtgaaaaacagCGTGATGAAAGCACCAAGAATCCGACCATTGGGATTAGTAGTGGTTCTGTTGCCGTAGAAACAAGCAATGGACAAGGAAAAGTAAAATTAAGTCATAAAAGCAGTAAACCTCATGTTTAG
- the LOC139143204 gene encoding gephyrin-like isoform X2 — protein sequence MFEAQSQSAASAAQQSLAGEGAVSRKSKMAHRERESSSEDEVVKIGILTVSDRCSRGEAEDKSGPNLAKLVTNEKSLQNTTVTRAIVPDEVDKIQEKLIDWSDNHQFNLVLTTGGTGFAPRDVTPEATKAVIEKECPGMSCAMVMQSMKITPMAMLSRAVCGIRAKTLIVNLPGSTKGAQECFEIVLPALPHALHLLRDDTKKVRKTHTEVQQGHHHHHHHEHSCHGDSKHHRKQDDGHGHHHQGDQIHHHDDVEKVARRPRHSPYPMVTFDEALKSVMDETKTLPVITVDVKSALGYILANDVQAEVSVPPFPASVKDGYAVIAADGTGVRQVISDSTAGTMPTRKVTSGQIMRITTGAPLPPGSDAIVQVEDTELIKDADDGYTELEVRILKEPKVGQDIRPTGVDITKGDIILNCGIKLGPSELGLLASVGVTKVKVHTKPIVAVMSTGNELAEPGEVLEEGHIYDSNRTTLFALLKQHNYSTVDAGIAIDSLESLEKTIKESLEKADVVITTGGVSMGEKDYLKHVLQVKFGAKITFGRVCLKPGKPTTFATLDFKNKKKLFFALPGNPVSCVVCCNLFVLPSLRKMMGYQNPHLTKIKAKLSSDIKLDFRPEFHRAVLDWSQDDAIPSAISTGNQQSSRLLSLKTASALLQLPPRDDLHKELKKSTVVDAFIIAEI from the exons ATGTTTGAAGCTCAGAGCCAAAGCGCAGCCAGCGCAGCACAACAATCATTGGCTGGCGAGGGCGCTGTATCcagaaaatccaaaatggcgcaCAGGGAGAGAGAAAGCAGTTCTGAAGACGAAGTGGTGAAAATTGGCATTTTAACAG TGAGTGACAGGTGCTCACGTGGAGAAGCTGAAGATAAATCTGGACCAAATTTGGCGAAGTTAGTGACAAATGAAAAAAG CCTTCAGAACACCACAGTAACAAGAGCCATAGTACCAGATgaagttgacaaaattcag gAAAAATTGATTGATTGGAGTGACAATCATCAATTTAATCTAGTATTGACAACTGGAGGTACTGGATTTGCACCAAGGGATGTAACCCCAGAG GCAACCAAAGCAGTGATAGAAAAAGAATGTCCAGGGATGTCCTGTGCAATGGTGATGCAGTCCATGAAAATCACACCAATGGCCATGCTTTCCAG aGCAGTGTGTGGAATTCGTGCCAAGACACTGATTGTCAATCTACCGGGCAGCACCAAAGGAGCACAG GAATGTTTTGAGATAGTGTTACCTGCCTTACCCCATGCACTTCATCTGCTGCGTGATGATACAAAGAAAGTTAGAAAAACTCATACAGAAGTCCAACAG GgacaccaccaccatcatcaccatGAGCATAGTTGTCATGGTGATAGCAAACACCACAGAAAGCAAGATGATGGACATGGACACCATCACCAAG GAGATCAGATCCACCACCATGATGATGTAGAGAAGGTAGCAAGACGTCCAAGACATTCGCCGTATCCAATGGTTACGTTTGATGAAGCTCTGAAAAGTGTAATGGATGAGACCAAGACTTTGCCAGTGATTACTGTAGACGTTAAAA GTGCACTAGGTTACATTTTGGCCAATGATGTTCAAGCTGAAGTGTCTGTACCACCATTTCCTGCATCTGTAAAAGATGGCTatgctgtgattg CTGCTGATGGTACTGGTGTTCGTCAGGTAATAAGTGACAGCACTGCTGGCACTATGCCAACCAGAAAGGTCACATCAGGTCAAATCATGAGAATTACAACAGGTGCACCATTACCTCCTGGTTCTGATGCTATTGTCCAAGTTGAAGATACTGAACTCATCAAGGATGCTGATGAT GGATATACTGAACTTGAAGTTCGTATTTTGAAAGAACCAAAAGTTGGTCAGGATATCAG ACCAACAGGTGTTGACATCACAAAGGGTGATATCATCCTGAACTGTGGAATCAAGTTGGGTCCTTCAGAACTTGGATTGTTGGCATCGGTAGGTGTcacaaaggtcaaagttcacactAAGCCAATAGTAGCAGTCATGTCAACAGGGAATGAG TTGGCAGAACCTGGTGAAGTTTTAGAAGAAGGTCACATTTATGACAGCAACCGCACAACTCTGTTTGCACTCCTTAAACAACACAATTATTCCACAGTGGATGCTGGAATTGCGATAGACAG TTTGGAATCTCTGGAAAAGACAATTAAAGAATCTTTAGAGAAAGCTGATGTAGTGATAACAACTGGTGGTGTGTCTATGGGTGAAAAAGATTATTTAAAACATGTTCTGCAAGTGAAATTTGGAGCAAAGATTACATTTGGTAGAGTCTGTCTTAAACCTGG AAAACCAACAACATTTGCGACACTGGActtcaagaataaaaagaaaCTTTTCTTTGCTCTCCCTG GTAACCCAGTGTCTTGTGTAGTCTGTTGTAATTTATTTGTACTGCCTTCACTCAGAAAAATGATGGGCTATCAAAACCCTCATCTCACAAAAATCAAAGCTAAG ttatcATCAGACATAAAATTAGATTTCAGACCAGAGTTCCATCGTGCTGTTTTAGACTGGTCTCAAGATGATGCAATACCAAGTGCTATTAGTACTGGAAACCAACAAAGCAGTCGTTTGTTGAGTTTGAAAACGGCCTCTGCATTGTTGCAGTTACCACCAAGAGATGATCTGCACAAAgaattaaagaaatcaactgtaGTGGATGCTTTCATCATTGcagaaatttga